From Cytophagia bacterium CHB2, a single genomic window includes:
- a CDS encoding FtsX-like permease family protein, with protein sequence MISTNFRLAWRHLLANKTVTLINIFGLSIAVACCIAVFLFLQNYWTLDNFHENGERIFMVEYVTEIDGERQFWGDAPAPIATALAADFPQVERVVRMQREGVKLFNKENAFNEVLVYADTDFFSMFTFPLQYGDPSALADPNAIILSANMAQKYFGEEVPIGRTLTLMTDEQERKQFVVQGVAKPFPTNVGFVFDLLTGYHAVHKSLQAQDWKIGASNCVFVQLRRPEDAASLAPQMARYLAPFNAGNPEANIVSFALDNLRNPMPGAYDVNRRPAEAPHPVLTLMFSLIALTMMALSCFNYVNISLGGVTRRLKEIGIRKVMGGRREQLVAQFMSENLLLCFIALLLGLMITEAFLVPLLNENFVLKIKFSLLENTGLWLMLAGLLALTALASGAYPSLYISSFKPVAIFTGRLKFSGKNFLRRGLLATQFALAFLAVIITVLLLATVRVWEKRSWGYDPGQALVVPLNDSAQFHLLRNELLKSPNVLRVAGSADHIGQGWRPEVFQVDETKQKASRYDVGAEYPEALGLNLVAGRFFDANRRVEEENAVVVNETLVRKQGWTDAIGKRLRIETKEYTIIGVVGDFKLFATGASRPALFFRAEENTFSNLAVRFAPGSGKQVAAQIEQDWQQLFPNTPCNYFFQSEVFDGFYGTFHKLSRSFGYIAGLALVIACMGLYGLAAQHFARRLKEVGVRKMLGASVAQILLLINREFLFLLLGAGAFATVLSFVATRLLLREAAPFVGNYAPGLAPFLLANALVLLTAAIAVGRQSWNVTRVNLSAVLKNPE encoded by the coding sequence ATGATCTCCACAAATTTCCGCCTCGCGTGGCGCCATCTGCTCGCGAACAAAACCGTTACGCTCATCAACATTTTCGGCCTTTCGATTGCCGTGGCGTGCTGCATCGCCGTGTTTCTCTTTTTGCAAAATTACTGGACGCTCGACAATTTTCATGAAAACGGTGAGCGCATTTTCATGGTGGAATACGTCACCGAAATCGACGGCGAGCGACAATTCTGGGGCGATGCGCCGGCGCCCATTGCCACCGCGTTGGCCGCGGATTTCCCGCAAGTCGAGCGTGTCGTGCGCATGCAGCGCGAAGGCGTGAAGTTGTTCAACAAAGAGAACGCCTTCAACGAAGTGCTCGTCTATGCGGACACGGACTTCTTCTCCATGTTCACTTTTCCGCTGCAATACGGCGATCCATCCGCGCTTGCTGATCCGAACGCCATCATCCTCAGCGCGAACATGGCGCAAAAATATTTCGGCGAGGAGGTGCCCATTGGCCGCACGCTCACGTTGATGACCGACGAGCAAGAGCGCAAGCAGTTCGTCGTGCAGGGCGTGGCGAAACCTTTTCCAACTAATGTCGGCTTTGTTTTTGATCTGCTCACCGGCTATCACGCGGTACACAAATCGCTGCAGGCGCAGGATTGGAAAATCGGCGCGAGCAATTGCGTGTTTGTGCAACTGCGCCGGCCCGAAGACGCCGCGTCACTCGCGCCGCAAATGGCGCGTTATCTTGCGCCGTTCAACGCCGGGAATCCCGAAGCGAACATCGTTTCGTTTGCCCTCGATAATCTGCGCAACCCGATGCCCGGAGCTTATGACGTCAATCGCCGGCCTGCGGAAGCGCCCCATCCCGTGTTGACGCTGATGTTCTCACTCATCGCGCTGACGATGATGGCATTGTCCTGCTTCAACTATGTGAACATCTCGCTCGGCGGGGTGACGCGGCGCTTGAAAGAAATCGGCATTCGCAAGGTCATGGGCGGCCGGCGCGAGCAGCTTGTCGCGCAATTCATGTCGGAAAATTTGTTGCTATGCTTTATCGCGTTGCTGCTCGGGCTTATGATCACGGAAGCGTTCCTCGTTCCGCTGCTCAACGAAAACTTCGTGTTGAAAATAAAATTCTCTTTGCTCGAGAACACCGGCCTGTGGCTGATGCTCGCGGGTTTGCTGGCGCTCACGGCGTTGGCCTCGGGCGCGTATCCTTCGCTTTATATTTCATCATTTAAACCCGTGGCGATTTTCACCGGCCGGTTGAAATTTTCCGGTAAAAACTTTTTGCGCCGCGGTTTGTTGGCAACGCAGTTCGCGCTCGCGTTTCTGGCGGTGATCATCACAGTTCTGCTGTTGGCCACGGTGCGCGTGTGGGAAAAACGTTCATGGGGCTACGATCCCGGCCAGGCTTTGGTCGTGCCGCTCAATGACAGCGCGCAATTCCATCTGCTGCGCAATGAACTTTTGAAAAGCCCAAACGTGCTGCGCGTTGCCGGGTCGGCGGATCATATTGGTCAAGGCTGGCGTCCGGAAGTTTTTCAAGTTGATGAAACCAAACAAAAGGCCTCGCGTTACGACGTCGGCGCTGAGTATCCCGAAGCGCTCGGCCTGAATTTAGTCGCGGGACGCTTCTTTGATGCGAATCGCCGTGTGGAAGAGGAAAACGCGGTGGTGGTCAACGAGACGTTGGTGCGCAAACAAGGCTGGACGGATGCTATTGGCAAGCGACTGCGAATCGAAACGAAAGAGTACACGATCATCGGCGTGGTTGGTGATTTCAAGCTTTTTGCCACCGGCGCAAGCCGTCCGGCTCTGTTCTTTCGCGCCGAAGAGAATACGTTCAGCAATCTCGCCGTGCGCTTCGCCCCCGGCAGCGGTAAACAAGTCGCTGCACAGATCGAGCAGGACTGGCAGCAGCTTTTTCCGAACACGCCGTGCAATTATTTTTTTCAGAGCGAAGTTTTTGACGGCTTCTATGGCACTTTTCACAAGCTCTCGCGCAGCTTCGGTTACATTGCCGGACTCGCGCTGGTGATTGCTTGCATGGGTTTGTATGGCCTGGCCGCGCAACATTTCGCCCGGCGCTTGAAAGAAGTCGGCGTGCGCAAAATGCTCGGCGCTTCGGTCGCGCAGATTCTGTTGTTGATCAATCGCGAGTTCTTGTTTCTGCTTTTAGGCGCCGGCGCATTCGCGACGGTGTTGAGTTTCGTCGCGACCCGCCTTTTGCTGCGTGAAGCAGCCCCTTTTGTTGGAAATTACGCGCCCGGCCTCGCGCCGTTTCTGCTGGCAAACGCGCTGGTCCTGCTTACCGCAGCCATCGCTGTTGGGCGGCAATCGTGGAATGTCACCAGAGTGAATTTGTCTGCGGTGCTCAAAAATCCCGAATAA
- a CDS encoding FtsX-like permease family protein yields the protein MLRNYFKIALRDLKKRKTYAALNILGLAIGLGCFLLIFEYVAHERSYDRFQDLGDRIVRVRLDSFRGGELMWKSATIYPAIAPAMKKDFPEVEDFCRLHDAELLLANDARNMKFSETKGYFADPSSLRMLEINLQKGDPASALSGPDQIIISEAMAKKYFGDEEPLGKRLTVRDPQGTWSYEVTGVFRDYPRNSHLTIEYLVSYATLGKLARIVWGDTTNATETSWGWYDFYSYILLQPGADWKTLEAKLPAFCDRHLNSREFARNNNIRNELALLPLSDIHLYSNYNQEAEVNGNGRAVSFLFLIAFFIIGIAWINYINLATACSMERAREIGVRKVLGALRVDLIRQFLTESVLLNVIALVVALLAVLELAPVFHKFIGRAEASGFNLPANYWLGTLAIFAAGALLAGLYPAFVLSGYQPGLVLKGVFKNRRNSQALRKGLIVAQFAASVALIAGTMIVYRQVEFMRQQSLGANINQTLVLDAAASLSDSLYQNAFQPFKNEALGISGVKNLTASSSVMGKEIYWTTSGRRLVADAGTITLFHLGVDYDFVPAYNLELKAGRNFSENFTTDNKTALLNEQAAKQLGFESIESAINQKIRRGGDTLTVIGVVANFHQQGLQKTIDPMIMLLRPNIRGYYSAKIQATEVQATVAALQKIWEKHFPADPFSFYFLDELFDRQYRADMIFGKVFGAFAFLAVLIACFGLLGLSAYNVVQRTKEIGVRKVLGASVVSIAGLLSKDFVKLVLAANLVAWPVAYFAMNRWLQDFAYRVNIGWWVFALAGGAALLIALLTVSLQAIKAALVNPVEALRYE from the coding sequence ATGCTCAGAAACTACTTCAAAATCGCCCTGCGCGATCTTAAAAAACGGAAGACGTATGCCGCGCTCAATATTCTGGGATTGGCCATCGGCCTGGGTTGCTTTCTGCTGATCTTTGAATATGTCGCGCACGAAAGAAGCTACGACCGCTTTCAAGACCTTGGCGATCGCATCGTACGCGTGCGGCTGGATTCGTTTCGTGGCGGCGAGTTGATGTGGAAGTCCGCCACCATCTATCCGGCGATTGCGCCGGCGATGAAAAAAGACTTTCCGGAAGTGGAGGATTTTTGCCGCCTGCACGACGCCGAGCTGTTGCTCGCGAATGATGCGCGCAATATGAAATTCTCCGAGACCAAAGGCTACTTTGCCGATCCTTCGTCTTTGCGCATGCTCGAGATCAATTTGCAGAAAGGCGATCCGGCTAGCGCGTTAAGCGGGCCCGATCAGATCATCATCTCGGAAGCAATGGCAAAAAAATATTTTGGTGATGAAGAACCGCTGGGAAAGCGGTTGACAGTGCGCGATCCGCAAGGCACCTGGTCGTATGAAGTGACCGGCGTGTTTCGCGATTATCCGCGCAATTCGCATCTCACCATCGAGTATCTGGTCTCCTATGCCACACTCGGAAAACTCGCGCGCATTGTATGGGGCGACACTACAAATGCGACGGAAACGAGTTGGGGGTGGTATGATTTCTATAGCTATATCTTGTTGCAACCCGGCGCCGATTGGAAGACCCTGGAAGCGAAGCTACCGGCATTTTGCGACCGCCACCTCAACAGCCGCGAGTTTGCACGCAACAACAACATCCGCAACGAGCTGGCGCTGCTGCCGCTTTCTGACATTCATTTATACTCCAACTACAATCAGGAAGCTGAAGTCAACGGCAATGGCCGCGCCGTTTCATTTTTATTTCTGATTGCATTTTTTATTATCGGCATCGCCTGGATCAATTATATCAATCTTGCCACTGCCTGTTCGATGGAAAGAGCCCGGGAAATCGGCGTGCGTAAAGTTCTTGGCGCGCTCCGCGTCGATCTCATCCGCCAGTTTCTTACCGAAAGTGTTTTATTGAACGTTATCGCATTGGTGGTCGCTTTGCTGGCCGTCTTGGAGCTGGCGCCGGTGTTTCACAAATTTATCGGCAGAGCGGAGGCCTCGGGCTTTAACCTGCCGGCCAACTATTGGCTTGGCACGCTTGCCATTTTCGCTGCCGGCGCGCTGCTCGCGGGATTGTACCCGGCGTTCGTGTTATCCGGCTATCAGCCGGGGCTGGTGTTGAAAGGCGTTTTCAAAAACCGGCGCAACTCGCAAGCGCTGCGCAAAGGACTCATCGTCGCGCAGTTCGCCGCTTCCGTGGCATTGATCGCGGGAACCATGATCGTCTATCGGCAGGTCGAGTTCATGCGCCAGCAAAGCTTGGGCGCCAATATCAACCAGACCTTGGTGCTGGACGCCGCGGCTTCGCTCAGCGATTCCTTGTATCAGAATGCATTTCAACCGTTCAAGAACGAGGCGTTAGGTATCAGCGGTGTTAAGAATCTCACGGCCTCGTCGAGCGTCATGGGCAAAGAGATTTATTGGACGACCAGCGGGCGCCGTCTCGTTGCAGACGCGGGAACAATTACGTTGTTTCATCTTGGCGTGGACTATGATTTTGTTCCGGCATATAATCTTGAATTGAAAGCCGGCAGGAATTTTTCTGAAAATTTCACCACGGATAATAAGACGGCCCTACTCAACGAGCAGGCCGCGAAGCAGCTTGGTTTTGAAAGTATCGAGAGCGCGATCAATCAAAAAATCCGGCGCGGCGGCGACACGCTCACGGTGATCGGTGTCGTGGCTAACTTTCATCAACAGGGGCTGCAAAAGACCATCGATCCCATGATCATGCTGCTGCGGCCGAACATACGCGGCTACTATTCGGCAAAGATTCAAGCTACCGAGGTGCAAGCAACCGTTGCCGCGCTGCAAAAAATTTGGGAGAAACATTTCCCGGCGGATCCCTTCAGCTTCTATTTTCTCGACGAGCTTTTTGACCGGCAGTACCGAGCCGACATGATCTTCGGAAAAGTCTTTGGCGCATTTGCTTTTCTCGCTGTTTTGATCGCGTGTTTCGGCTTACTCGGTTTGTCGGCCTACAACGTTGTACAACGCACCAAAGAAATCGGTGTACGCAAAGTGCTCGGCGCTTCCGTGGTCAGCATCGCCGGATTACTCTCCAAAGATTTTGTCAAACTCGTGCTGGCGGCAAATCTTGTTGCCTGGCCGGTTGCCTATTTTGCCATGAATCGCTGGCTGCAAGATTTTGCTTATCGCGTCAACATCGGCTGGTGGGTGTTCGCGCTGGCCGGCGGCGCTGCATTGCTCATCGCGCTGCTAACGGTGAGCCTGCAAGCGATCAAAGCTGCGTTGGTGAATCCGGTGGAAGCATTGCGGTATGAGTAA